In a single window of the Streptomyces brevispora genome:
- a CDS encoding aminoglycoside phosphotransferase family protein yields MYTASSSVSAPPRPLRPLGGGGGPYLAPRTAAPAPGMGRARRVAGPGAQSLSGRLDLSGPQGAQLRMAIASVHRICPEFNPVQVLRRSGRSVLLVGSTGRTTAVAKCLLDHSPEWSERFRHEIAAYRAFVRHRPPVRVPRLIAADPENCTLVIERMPGRVAALTRHPSEAPPRADLRAVLGAVSRVNAWRPPAGLFDAPLDYAARIARYHELGLFTDRDLGDLQKLLHGLAHSGGRQGMGQFCHGDALLSNILLSPTGPVLVDWEHAGWYLPGYDLATLWAVLGDAPVARRQISQLAQVAGPAARDAFLVNLMLVLTREIRTYETAVQRAMRESTAPRAGQDRPGALSSGEEQRLLLRRLHDDCAMARRAVRAAVGTR; encoded by the coding sequence ATGTACACAGCATCGTCCTCCGTGTCCGCCCCTCCCCGGCCGCTCCGTCCCCTCGGGGGGGGCGGCGGGCCGTATCTCGCCCCCCGCACCGCTGCTCCGGCGCCCGGCATGGGGCGGGCCCGGCGCGTGGCAGGGCCGGGTGCCCAATCGCTCAGCGGGAGACTCGACCTGTCCGGTCCCCAGGGCGCGCAGCTGAGGATGGCGATCGCCTCGGTGCACCGGATCTGCCCGGAGTTCAACCCGGTCCAGGTGCTTCGGCGCAGCGGCCGTTCGGTGCTGCTCGTCGGTTCCACCGGACGCACGACCGCGGTCGCCAAGTGCTTACTGGACCACTCCCCCGAGTGGTCGGAGCGGTTCCGCCACGAAATAGCGGCGTACCGGGCCTTCGTCCGGCACCGCCCGCCGGTACGGGTACCCCGGCTCATCGCGGCGGACCCGGAGAACTGCACCCTGGTCATCGAGCGGATGCCAGGCCGGGTAGCGGCGTTGACCCGGCATCCGTCGGAGGCGCCGCCGCGGGCCGATCTGCGGGCGGTGCTCGGCGCGGTCAGCCGGGTCAACGCCTGGCGGCCCCCGGCCGGTCTGTTCGACGCCCCGCTGGACTACGCGGCGCGCATCGCCCGCTACCACGAGCTGGGGCTGTTCACCGACCGTGATCTGGGTGACCTGCAGAAGCTGCTGCACGGTCTGGCCCACTCCGGCGGACGCCAGGGTATGGGGCAGTTCTGCCACGGTGACGCGCTGCTCTCCAACATCCTGCTGTCACCCACCGGCCCGGTGCTGGTCGACTGGGAGCATGCCGGCTGGTATCTGCCGGGATACGACCTGGCGACGCTGTGGGCGGTGCTGGGCGACGCACCCGTGGCCCGGCGTCAGATCAGCCAGCTCGCCCAGGTCGCGGGTCCGGCGGCCCGGGACGCGTTCCTGGTCAACCTGATGCTCGTGCTGACCCGGGAGATCCGTACGTACGAGACGGCAGTGCAGCGGGCCATGCGGGAGTCCACGGCCCCCAGGGCCGGTCAGGACCGGCCGGGCGCGCTCTCGTCGGGCGAGGAGCAGCGTCTGCTGCTGCGCCGGCTGCACGACGACTGCGCGATGGCGCGGCGGGCCGTCCGAGCCGCGGTCGGCACTCGCTGA
- a CDS encoding PP2C family protein-serine/threonine phosphatase, whose translation MPSHLSADRPVPQPPEYDAVDALINRTRRLRGDVDAVRRDAVLVDEDDPQMRWQRALCDLAVHHLDDLGAHLGQLKEGLPPESAEQLVGELSPGTAPEAVGEVPTGSLIGRVGSAEWNLLTDEVSWSDELLQIFGRTPEAGPLSLDDLPSVLFPEDQPTLTALVTDCLVDGKPIDGEFRIQRTDGRSRTLHMMGEPVLDADGCTASMWAVLRDVSELRRSQQVVHRTHDSLRRQQHIDRTERRIAVELREAVLPPWRGSLHLPDQGPGALDIAAHYLPSESSAMIGGGWYDAMQLPDGRTLLTVGDLTGHGIQATSAMAMILGALRGMSVAGIDPGALMGHLNQLLETSVQPALGSAVCCRFDPATRTLDWAQAGHPAPLLFRDGAGRPLAQPDGVLLGAASAVAYEQDEAHLLPGDVLVLHTDGLARAYDGRDGLCPGTEALLGLAPRFAEARTAQDCVRIVAEEFGGTQRLDDACVLIARIGA comes from the coding sequence ATGCCGTCCCATCTGTCCGCGGACCGCCCCGTCCCACAACCGCCCGAGTACGATGCCGTCGACGCGTTGATCAACAGGACGCGTCGGCTGCGCGGGGATGTGGACGCGGTAAGGCGTGACGCCGTGCTGGTCGACGAGGACGATCCGCAGATGCGCTGGCAGCGGGCGCTCTGTGATCTGGCGGTCCATCACCTGGACGATCTCGGCGCGCACCTGGGACAGCTCAAGGAGGGACTGCCGCCGGAGTCCGCGGAACAGCTCGTGGGCGAGCTGTCGCCGGGAACGGCTCCGGAGGCCGTCGGCGAGGTGCCGACGGGTTCGCTGATCGGCCGGGTGGGCAGCGCCGAGTGGAATCTGCTGACGGACGAGGTCAGCTGGTCCGACGAACTGCTCCAGATCTTCGGCCGGACCCCGGAGGCCGGACCGCTCTCCCTGGATGATCTCCCTTCGGTGCTGTTTCCGGAGGACCAGCCCACGCTCACCGCACTGGTGACGGACTGTCTGGTCGACGGCAAGCCGATAGACGGGGAGTTCCGGATCCAGCGCACCGACGGACGGTCACGGACGCTGCACATGATGGGCGAGCCCGTCCTCGACGCGGACGGCTGCACCGCTTCCATGTGGGCGGTGCTGCGTGACGTCAGCGAGCTGAGGCGCAGCCAGCAGGTGGTGCACCGCACCCATGACTCGCTCCGCCGCCAGCAGCACATCGACCGGACCGAACGCCGGATCGCGGTTGAGTTGCGGGAGGCCGTGCTCCCGCCGTGGCGGGGTTCGCTGCACCTGCCCGACCAGGGACCCGGAGCGCTGGACATCGCGGCCCACTATCTGCCCTCCGAGTCGAGCGCCATGATCGGCGGCGGCTGGTACGACGCCATGCAACTGCCGGACGGCAGGACGCTGCTCACCGTCGGCGACCTGACCGGTCACGGCATCCAGGCGACGTCGGCCATGGCGATGATCCTCGGTGCGCTGCGCGGTATGTCGGTGGCCGGCATCGATCCCGGGGCCCTGATGGGGCATCTGAACCAGCTGCTGGAGACATCTGTCCAGCCCGCTCTGGGCAGCGCGGTGTGCTGCCGCTTCGACCCCGCGACCCGCACCCTGGACTGGGCGCAGGCCGGACACCCCGCTCCGCTGCTGTTCCGCGACGGAGCCGGGCGCCCGCTTGCCCAGCCCGACGGAGTCCTGCTCGGTGCGGCCTCCGCGGTCGCCTACGAGCAGGACGAGGCACATCTGCTGCCCGGCGATGTGCTGGTGCTGCACACCGACGGACTGGCCCGGGCCTACGACGGGCGCGACGGTCTATGTCCGGGCACGGAAGCACTGCTCGGACTTGCGCCGCGCTTCGCCGAGGCCCGGACGGCACAGGACTGTGTACGGATCGTCGCCGAGGAGTTCGGCGGCACCCAGCGACTGGACGACGCATGTGTGCTGATCGCCCGGATCGGGGCGTAG
- the rpmG gene encoding 50S ribosomal protein L33, with protein sequence MARSEARPVVTLRSTAGTGQSYVTRKSRRNNPDRLVLRKFDPAVGQHVLFREER encoded by the coding sequence ATGGCCCGAAGTGAAGCCCGTCCCGTTGTCACGCTCCGTTCGACCGCCGGAACGGGCCAGAGCTACGTGACGCGCAAGAGCCGTCGCAACAATCCCGACCGGCTGGTCCTGCGCAAGTTCGACCCCGCAGTCGGGCAGCATGTCCTCTTCCGCGAGGAGCGCTGA
- a CDS encoding YoaK family protein, which produces MPTLRSSPDPAGRDTVDDPRGHAALLLLSAASGAADAFVFICVGQVFAGVMTGNLVLLGASAAGAGEEGVALRVVTALVSYGCGVAWGAVTGERVWRRLPVMLTIEVVLLAAGAVLWGLDLITSDADRLGLLALLGLAMGIQGRIRATPTNYFTGTLTSLVGRLAVGSWRRGDGWVAGRLAAVVAGAAVTALAVRDWPATGALAAAALAAAALLVEAAQRRR; this is translated from the coding sequence ATGCCGACTCTCCGCTCATCCCCCGACCCGGCCGGCCGTGACACCGTGGACGATCCGCGCGGCCATGCGGCCCTGCTGCTCCTGTCGGCGGCCTCCGGGGCGGCGGACGCGTTCGTCTTCATCTGCGTCGGCCAGGTCTTCGCCGGGGTGATGACCGGGAACCTGGTCCTGCTGGGAGCCTCGGCCGCCGGGGCGGGCGAGGAGGGAGTGGCGCTGCGCGTGGTCACGGCGCTCGTCTCGTACGGCTGCGGGGTGGCCTGGGGTGCGGTGACGGGCGAGCGGGTGTGGCGGCGGCTGCCGGTCATGCTGACCATCGAGGTGGTGCTGCTCGCCGCGGGTGCGGTGCTGTGGGGGCTGGATCTGATCACGTCGGACGCGGACCGGCTGGGCCTGTTGGCTCTGCTGGGGCTCGCGATGGGAATTCAGGGCCGGATCCGTGCCACGCCGACGAACTACTTCACCGGGACGCTGACATCCCTCGTCGGCCGGCTGGCGGTGGGGTCGTGGCGGCGCGGTGACGGCTGGGTGGCCGGCCGGCTGGCCGCCGTGGTGGCGGGCGCGGCGGTGACCGCACTGGCCGTGCGCGACTGGCCGGCCACCGGGGCCCTGGCGGCGGCCGCGCTCGCGGCGGCGGCGCTGCTGGTCGAGGCCGCACAGCGGCGGCGGTGA